The Natronospira bacteriovora DNA window TGAGTGCTGAGTGCTGAGTGCTGAGTGCTGAGTGCTGAGTGCTGAGTGCTGAGTGGGGGCGTTAGAGGGTGTTGGGATGGTTTGGGTGTGACGGCTTCGAAGATGGGGTGAAAGGCCGAAGCCTTCGGCTTCCGCGCTTTGCGCGTATTAGGCCGGCCTGTGGCCGGCCGTTGGGCGCCGCAGGCGCCCGGGTTGCCGCCTCACGCCTTACGCCTCACGCTCGAAGCCGCAACACCCCAAGCCACCCCGGCATCCTCTAACGCCCCTCCGATTCACACCCGGCCCCGCCGACCCGCACCCTCTCAGCACTCAAAACCAAAGCTTCTGAAGACAATAGGCACACACATACGCTAGACTGAGCTCATGAAGACGCTAGTCTGGAGCTCAGAGAAGAACCAGAAACTGATCAAGGAGCGGGGCGTCTCGTTTGAGGACGTCCTGTTCGCGCTCCAATCCGGCCGGTTGCTTGATGACCTGATTCACCCGAAGCAGGAACAGTATCCCGGGCAACGGCTGATGATTGTGGAAAT harbors:
- a CDS encoding BrnT family toxin, with the translated sequence MKTLVWSSEKNQKLIKERGVSFEDVLFALQSGRLLDDLIHPKQEQYPGQRLMIVEIDDYAWLVPYVESESELFLKTIIPSRKATRKYLAKRSP